The sequence below is a genomic window from Cucumis melo cultivar AY chromosome 5, USDA_Cmelo_AY_1.0, whole genome shotgun sequence.
CCAAGCTTCAAAAACAACTCAAACccatcaaagaagaagaaaaaaggataACCAAAAAGAACCATTTTCATCACAACACAgcaaaaaagatgaaaaagaagacAAAGGGATTCATATCCACCGTTAAAAAACTCAAGAAAAACAGAGAGAAACATAaccattagaaaaaaaaaatgaaaaaaagatgaaaaacagagaagaagaagaagaagaagaagaagaagaagaagaagaagaagaagacccACCTTGAATAACCAGCTCCCCTTGCCGATCTGACAAGATCTCCCTGGTTCCCCACTCCTTTCTCCCTCCCCTCCCCTCCCCTCCCCTTtctaaaaacaagaaaaagaaatcaaaacaagtgaagattttttttttctttttgaaaattgggttattcttctttcctcttttatTACAAATAAATCAATGTTAGCGGTTTTCCTTTTCGTTAGCGTAATGATCGGAAGAGAAAACAAAACCCCaacaacaaaagaaatgaaGGCTTTTTATCGGTGTTTTGCTGTTGGATTGGATGgctttattgtttatttatagATCATAGACCAAATATCTTCtctcctttttctctttctttctttttgggtCAAATTTAATTGGCTGCTCTTCCTTAAAATTATGTATTTTTATTTGACGGCGTTGGATTATTAACgcttttttagtttaaaaaaataaaaataaaaataaaaataaacccACAAAAAGACaaatctattttatttttattttttattttttatttttctgtcTGTGGGACCTACTTCAAAGATGTCAATTCTGCCACGTCATCATGGTAAGAATATTGAAACATCCTCACCTCACGTTTTAAACATAAtcaattttaattcaattagaTTGAGAAATCATTTATTGAAGAAAGTAGagaatttaatttctttatttcatTCACATAACTTAAAAATGGGTATCCTTCAAATCTCAATTTATGAACACTTTTTGAAACTATACTAcgttggttttttctttttaattttatattttcttaaccGTTGCAATGTTGGTAAATTTAACACATTCAAAACCTTTTAATACACTTATAGTTTTGAGTCTTTAAGACACTGACTATTACATTTTCAATAAACAAACGACTCCTTAATATCTTATCAATTGAATTATGTTTTAGTCACACTCATATATCAAACATGTCAACATACATaataatacatattttttttttaaaaaaaaaaaactactatATTGATCAAATTCATATTTAAATCTATGGCAATGTACttaaatacattatttttaaatatgttaAATTCAAATCAAACTCTATAAACCTTAGTTTTtgttagaagaacaaaagaaagaaataaatctTATTTTCATTCCTCATTTATCATAAGCCATAAGAAGTTAGAGTATCACGAGTATTAAGTATTAAATCACCactgtatgtatgtatatatgatTTAAACATAACGACCTATTTCAAGTATCAAATCACATTGATTTCGATCTCCAACGTCATACCATCGTATaaccttatatatatatatataatgtttaaaaaaaaattaaaaaaaggaaTGGGTAGAATTGGGAATTGTGAAAAAGAGGTAGTTGCTTTCAGTTGGGCTAATCAGATAAGGAAAAGTCTTTCTCAATTGTTTacaattttctttcattttcaaaacCCTTCAATCACAATTAATTATTGCAAATTTAGAACTCAAATTATATtctcaaaattaacaaaaagcAACAAATATAAAATGTGATCCTATTTTTAAATTAACGACGTAAGTTGACGGTCTTTTAGGATAAATAGATGGGCCAAATTGACCAAAATGGGTTCCTAATTTCaactataaaataaaacaataaaaattctaaaaacattCATTTTAATCGTAACACATATTCGAATATTCGTATTTAATTTATAATCGTTTTATCATATGATATTTGTCACATAATTTTCTTCTGCTCTTACAATGTATTCACTTGGTCAATGCAATCTATTgacatataattttaatatcgaTTTATACTGATATACAAGATATCTTTTTACTTTTACTTCATTGTTGATTAGTtgatttaagaaaatatattaaCTTGAACGATTTACTACTGGTTTCACGTTAGATTtgtttgtaaaaataaaaataaataaaagcaaatagatttttaaatttgaataaagTTATTTGTCATTGGtggattttttattattatatttaaattttggaaaaaagatATCCAATTTAAGGTTGAAtttaaaaggaagaaaaacaaaatggcTTTATTAGAAAATGTATCCACCCCGTGAAAAATAAATGACCAAtgagataataaataaaagctTGAGAAGTTCGTtgctaaaatttttaaattaaataaatttaaaaaaaaaagtgaaaatctCTTAACTTTTTACGtgaggttttttaaaaaatataacaaagtgaccAAATATTTAcgaataatttcaaaaacgaaaaaagttcaCTGACATGAAAAAActaagatcatttagatttgattacatGCTACCAAATTTAAACATGATCGTGTTTTGAACTCCaacgatattttttttaaaattatatttagtaTACAATTTTGCACCAAataatactttaaaaaaaagagacaatgaaaagaaaaactacaGAAAAGGAGGcaaagaaaaatagtaaaaagaaatGACATATCtgaaatattttagaaaaatgactttaggaattttttaattttgttataacaaaaatttcaatggtcagttatatttacgaaaattacactttttattttattcaaaagatagtatatttaattttaaaaaatgaaaacgtTTACCAATATCGTAACAAAAAAACACTATAGAAACactttaataatttaaaactaatttccaaatttcaaacaCATAAATTGAAACTTTGAGAAGTAAAAGAAacattaaatttgaatttttgaaatattaagaataatatttataatcttatggtttatttatttttattttgtatatattgataaaaaaaaaaaaagaggagaattaaataaaagatagtCAAAGCAGAAACATAGGATATGTATATTCAAATTGGTTAGTGGGTGGAATAAAATCATTGTCAAGGTTTCTTAAGTAAATTTTTTAAACCGATTTTCTACTACCAATagtattaataaaaaaatttatttatctttaaaattttcataaactataaaataattggaagtattttgatataaaacttttatttaaacattttttggTTGGATTTAATGACATAAATTATTCCATAATTACCCTTTGGATTAATCATTCTTTGACtcaaagttaattaatttatgttttTATCTCTCACCAAATTAGGACCCTTGATTAATTAACCAACAACACAAGCATCTAAGCATCTTTGTAATGAAATAACGTCTTGAATTGGTGGGTGTGAGGCCATTTTTTGGGTCATTATAATTATGTGGAAGTTTCATTGTAAAGCACTTTAAATGAAGACCAAATTGGAGCAAAATTAGGGGTTTGTCACAAAGAGATTGAAATTTCAACCATATCTATATCAATCAACATTAATGCACATTCTTGTTTCATTATTGCCTCTTTTCCCAACATTTTATTTCCCCTACAACTTTTTCTAAATAttatatcataatttttttttttgataagaATTCAACAGGTAAAGTACATGTTTCGATTAAAAAATCAGATGTTTTAATTCTCTCCTGTCTCGCATAttgttgaatttaaaaaaagaaaaatgaaatatgtctGTATCATTATATTTAATTGACTAACTTATTACTAATATTCTCgaagtttttttctttgtttaaaaaaattactctTATGGATTTAAAAGTTACCTTGAAATATAGATCTTTAgaatttcaaacaaaaatcGGATTTTAGAACTGTGTGACGATGACTTATAACGATTTAGTGATTCACAATTTCGTTTCATGTCACCTACTACACTGCTCCATATTTCAAATTTTGtccaaattaaaaataatttttaccGCATGGTTAGTTTTGAAACGtttataaaaattcaaaatatgagtatttttttaaacaaatacCATAATTATTGTaggatattatatatatgtaaatttaAACTTCCTTTATTTCATAATAATGAgatcattttaattttaattacatCAATAAAAGTCATTTTTCTAAGTTGTTTGGAAGTATTGTTTAAAGATAcaaaaactctatttttttaatttagaaacttgcttcacaaaatatattttagaagTGATTTTTAAGATAATTATAGATAGACGAAAacaacatgttgattttttcATGTCTATGATTTAACTATTATTGTATTACATACGACCTAAATTTAGAATTAAATTTATGATAATTCTTCtattttaaattgatttattaaaactataaataaaatataatcaaagataaataatgactaattttatgtcACTTTTAAATTTCAAAGACAAAATTTTAAACGAGACACGTTCATTCTATATTTCTAACAttccaatttttaattttatgtcgTAATAAATCTTCGATCTATagtataaaattttaatataaatttttttaaaaaatatatcaaaatattggAAAGTTGAAATATTAAATACAAACACAAAGTTGGAAGGTCATTAGAAATTAAACCTTGAATCTAAccttcaaattatttttaaaacccaattaattatttttttagaaaaaatgtaTAGTAATGAATTGGATAATAAGCAagattattaaatttaaaaattgaaaccTAAGCAAAGCTCACAATTTTAGTACATTAATGCATATATACATAAATTAGGAGTAAATATCGTCAAAAGGGATTTCTTTTTTTGATAACTAAAGCTAACCTATGGAAGAATAGtatatttctctatttttttggAGGGGGAGTTTATTgagtttataaagaaaaaaaagagaagatttTAAGTCTATCAACCCAATAATTATTCGGTCTAAAAAATCTTTCGACAAATGTTAATTTAAGTCATTGAACTTTGAAGCTTGTATCAATCTAAACCATGAACTCTGGCAGTTATATATAGACTTAAAACTTCAAACTCTCACAAATACAATAATTTAAAACAtgaacttttatatatatatatatatatatatatatatatcaattataaACTTTCAACTGTTTATAAGTTGAATAAACATATTAAAAATGTTCGTGAccccaaaattaaaaaagaaaagaaaaacttgagATCAGTTTCGTTGTCTCGTATAGCAAAACGAACCgacttatttacaaatatagcaaatccTTATTTACTATTTAGGATAGACTTGTCTCTATTActgatagaaaataaaattttgctatgtttgaaaatattttaaacatttttatcatttaaaacaaattgTATCAAACCTCAATTTAAGTTAATAATATCATTCAACGAGAcgttgaaaaagaaattaattaaggaaatgacaatttttttctacttcACTTTTTTTCTCCAAGTATTTTGTAACTCTTTTTAGTAAATACGTCTTCTATTTCTACTTACATACTAATGGTATTTTCTTGGttcataaaaagtaaaaagaaaaaaattattgaaatgcAATTTGTAGATAGAATATTGctaataaaaaaattgtcaatTCAAAATGTATTAAACAATGATCCAATATTAACTCATCTAAAAGTCAAAAACAAAATGTACGTCGTAAGAATCAAAATAGAAAGATACAGAAATATACAGCACGTATATaattagattttaaattaaaaatgaccTACGTTATAATTGTAAAtcaagattatatatataataaaataaaagaagaattgttatgaatagcatagaaaatgaaactatttataaaatatagtaaaaatttCGAACGAAGAACAGAGAGTTGGATAAGTTTCGATATGCCGGAATTCTCTGCTCAATTAATGAACAAAATTTATGTAGTTTTGCTTGAATTGTGATAAAGTGAGATTGTCAAAAAGCTAAAGGCAAATTGGCTTTGGGAAGAGGAAAGTCATCCTAACTATGAAAAAGGAAAACTTGTTTGTATCCTTTTGGAAGGTGAGGAGACAAAAGAGAGAaagtgtgttttttttttcaaagttggAGGAATGGCTTAAGattttacattaaaaaaatgaCATACATTCAAAGAATAATGtacttaattttaatataaaaattagtaaaattaattagagtaaaaaaaatttaaaatatagcaATAGTGATAATTATAATTACAGCATAAAATTTGAATCGTGTTAAAATGTGGACCTTAAAAGCTTATAATAGTTGCAGACATTGAACTCCTAGATAAGAAAAAATATTACTGTTAAATTTCTATACATAACCTAAATACGATGATCTATAATCAGTTCAattttcgtaattgaaaacgTAAAAGTATAATAGAGTAGTTTGTTGCCATTAAAAAGAAGATTGAAAAAGACAATTAATTAAGGCAAAGAAACACCACCCACaagataatatatttgaaattatagTGATGTGATTAAACAATAATATTGTATATTGAAAATGTGACacataacaaaaaataatattcCCCTAACCATTGCTTGGTCCCATTGGCTATGAGATGTCAATGTCTAATTCTCTTAGAATAAGCAAAGTACAAAGAGGCCAATTTTAGgccaacttcttcttcttttagatCTCATCTAAATCTTGTTTGTCCAATTTTCccttttattactttttttgtgtgtgtgtgataTTTGTCGGTGGTGATCGTGTGCATTGGATTGAACTATGAAAGATTCCTATACATTTTTAGTTTTGTGGGGTCTTAGAAAAATATTTCTAGGTCccatttgataattattttagttctaTGTTTttcaaaagagagaaaaaaaaaataggatgTCGTAATATTCTTTTTGGAAGGTGTGTGTATGCCGACTTAAATGAGTTGTTGAGTTTAATTTCACTTGGTTAAAATGTTGTATTGTCTGTTTGATTAAAAGACAAAGGAGTTTAGGTGTCGTTTTGTTTATGACTAAAAAATTATTTCAGAGAATAAAAAGTTCagtagaaaacaaaaataatttttttttcactgtATTTGAGGATGGTTTTAGTTTAAAActttttaaattcatattcaaaattttCGATTAGTTtggtaatttaaaataaaaaaacgtCGATCTATTGTTTTACTTGTTTTCCTTGTATTTTCTGTTTTTgtaaacataaaaatgaaatagGAACCACGAAGCAAATGAGACATCAAATTCTCATTCTCATGTATCGTTGAACTGGAGGAAAAAAAACACGATTCATAAATAATATTGTTGCTTAAAGGTGGTTACTACAACATACCAGTTTAACCATATGCTAAATTGAAATAAAAGTTTAGGGTTTCATTAGATACATGAATTGCTCTTATTGCATTGAGCAAAATGTCTTATcgaaaaaaactcatttttttttaaattaaacatttaaaaatatatttcaaatacATCTATAATcttcaaatttatatataaatagcaataactttaaaataataataataaaaatacctTAATAAGGATATATTAGATTAAAATAATTACAAGTCTAGGAACCTAGgattaaacttttaatttaacacaaatccaaaaaaaaaaaaaaaaaaaaggcagaAATTTAAGATAAATTAACCCAAGCTAAAATTTAATAAGGTTAATTGGAATACATTTATCAAATGAGACAATCTAATGTTATGCatatttggctacccaaataaATTGTCCCATAATTTACCTTACCTTACCTTACAATGAAAACTAACTATAAACAATCTAATGCTAATTTGATAGGCTTTGAATGCAtctcttaattaattacacaaaGAAAGTTTATAATTCAAACATTCACTCATcatctcttctttcttcttaaaaagaaaaaatgtccAAAATCTCTTTATCTATATATAGTTATCAATTACTTCAATTAAATTTTCTAATGCTTTTCATGCTATGGGCCAAAACTAGTGGCAACTTTCTAATATTGGGCTTCCTTGGCCCAATTTATGCTTAagatatgtgtgtgtatatttATGTATATAGTTTTTGGGGAATGCTTAAATGATGGTTAATTATTATAGGTTTAATTATCCTTCAAATATATACTCTTAATGAGTCTAATCTGTCAAAGTTAATTTTTATCGTTgtttaataataacaacaatatttAGTGAATATGTTTACAAAGCTAATAAAAATTTAGACATAAAATAGAATTAATCGAAAGATTCGTTAAAAGCAAGACTACAATCAAACAATTGAAAATACAATAACTTAAAACTAAACAAACTTCATAGGGTAGAAACTAAACGATATCTTAACCTAAATGAGTTTGTACCATAATTTTGAATTTGCCACTGAAAGAATTGAACCATCTAAATTTTTGGATTATAATTGGTACCATGTTTAGATTggtagagtttttttttcttacaatAAAGATTGAAGATATGAACATTCGATTCAAAGGATATATACGTTGCGAGTGTTGACAGGTACACGAAGGTAGTTTTTAAAGGGTAATCATGACGAGTAGTAATTTTAGAGACTATAATCATCGTGTgtataacaaattaaaaaaattgtaaatataacacaGTCTATTAGCAATAAAACGTACATTTAGTAGACACTAGATTCAATATAATTTATGAGTGATACATCTTTTTCATCGATAAACTATGACAAATTTGGCTTTATTAATCTAATTTGTAATGGTTGAAATAATGAGTTGGATTGGACTTTGGTAATATGGATTTTTTAGATGGGTTGGATTTTATATATTCTTAATActaaaaaaccaaataaaaaaatttaggcACCAAttataaatcaaaattaatatttgagaCCCAAATTAGTAacaaaaaatgacaaaaaagaCCAAGTAAAGATTTACTTGATAAAGAAAAAGTAGAGGGTAATTTGGGGAATCTAAAAATagggtgggggggggggggaagagaAAGTTCTATTCTAACGGCCTTTTACAAATACTAAAGACTTTTTGACCATCTCTTATTCCGGTGATAACGGTCAACAAAACTAACTTCCATCTTCTCCACCCAATCATACCTCACCACGTGTCACTTTCCCGCTCTTTCCCCCTATAaaatccttcttcttaacgactTCCACCTCGTTTCCCGAAGCCCTTCAATCGCCCTCTCCCCTTCCATTTTTCCCGCTCCTTCCAATTTTCCCCCATACTATTTCTCAACAAACCCAAAATTCTTCTCTCTGATTTCCTTCCATCTGCTTACCGGAAAATACAGAGATTTTTGTTTTACTCAGTGAGAAAGTGAAAAGTTTTAGCAATGGCGACGATTGCAGTATCGGGAGCCACACCCGCCACTGAAACACAAAAGAAGAACAGAATTCAGGTTTCTAATACCAAGAAACCCCTCTTCTTCTACGTTAATCTTGCTAaggtatatgtatatgtgtatatatatatatacataaatccCTCTTTcacttcttccatttctttcaTTATTCGTTTGTTATAAAACTCAAAAAGATTATTACACCCGATTTCGTTATCGTTATGGTCTTCTTTTTAATGGAATCCCCAAGTTCGCAATGTATGAACGATTCATCGATAATCCGTGTTGTTCTTTAGATTTGCTTTCTCATTTGAGTAATtgggtttgtttgtttgttttttttttttttttcctgattGGGAATTCTAATCGTTATTGTTTGCCCTAAATTCAGAGGTACATTCAACAGCATAATGAAGTTGAGCTTTCTGCCTTGGGAATGGGTATTGTTTTCGTTTCTTGTAGTTTCTTTTAACTTATGGATATATATCTGATGAATTTTTGGTTTTCTTGGCTCAAATCCTTCTTTGGAATATTACAGCAATCACTACTGTTGTCACAATTGCGGAGATTCTTAAGAACAATGGGCTGGCTACAGAAAAGAGTATGATCCATAATCTTTAATGTTAATCTCTCTTGATTAAAATGGTAATACTTTATTTTACCGATATTCTTTATGGTTTTGTTATGAAACAGAAGTTTTGACTTCTACAGTCGGCATGAAAGATGAGAACAAAGGTCGTTTGGTTCAGAAAGCTAAGGTTTGTTCAATTAGTTATGAATGTAGAGATATTGTTCTTGTAGGATCTATTGATTTTGGATGAGTATCTGGGTTCTCATAAAATGATTTGTACTTTTCAAAAATGGTTTTAATCCTCTCTGAAATCACTCTTCAGCATTCTCCTTTTTGTGTTGAGATATTGAGAGtgttgtttttggtttattttgtgATAGATTGAGATTGTTCTGGGGAAGTCTGAGAAGTTTGATTCTCTGATGACTGCGGCCACAGCAGTACCGGAGACAGTGGTGGCCGTTGCGGCAGCTGGCGAGGAGGAGAAAAAAGCAGAGGAAAACAAGGAGGAGCAGTAGGGGGAAATTAAAGAGAGAAAGGAATGTGATGTTACATTGTTGTAGTTTAAGAATCACATTTGCAATATCATAGGATAGgctattttcatttgaaattcCTCTACTAGTTTTTCTTTGCATCTTTCTGGACAGTCACAGTTATGAATGAGATGTCATGCCATCAAccaaaaagaacaaaagaaaaagaaaaaaaaaaggaaaaaaaaaaccccctTTTTTTCCTCTCCATCAACTGTGTTAAGAAAAGAAGCCTTTTTGTGTTCATCATTTGGTACTTTCTTGTTCATTTAATGAAGTTGAATCCTTTGAAAATGATGGTTTTCTTTTAGAattctttttcccttttgtCTTATCTTTTGCTTATATGctttttttactatttgaaatttttgtgCTTCAATGACCATAATCGAAGGAATATTGGTAAGAAATACATTGCTTGTTTTTGtggtaaatttttatttttacttctATAATTTGTAAGAGAGTCGAACTTTCTTCTTATTAGTTAAAATGAttatatgacattttaaaataaaaaaattatatattttctttccaTTATAATCCTAATAAAATTTAACTTTGAGACTAAAAATGTATATCTTATAAAAGTCAAGAGTTACTCaagaattaaattttttttatcttgattcaactccaatttaaatatgtatattaTTCACAAGTagttagacaaaaaaaaaaaaaataaaataaaaaaaagggaaattttATTCTCTAGTTTATTAATCAAACAATGTAGCATAAGCTAATAAATGTGATATTAAATTTGgtttcaaaagtttcaaatttggGTTATAGTTGAATAATTGTCCCCCTCACCCTACTCAACATCAAAAAAACCATAATCTACACTCAATGCTTGTATTAAAGAAGCTTGGCAAATGATAAAAAATATGTGATTATTAATGATTATTGCTAAGGAAATAGAAAAACATATGACATATTGAATATGATTAATAACCATTAACAACTCATTAATGAGTTTTGACTATATTACACGACTAAGCCACCGAACCTAATCAAAATCATTAAAGACCTAATTCAAACTTAGGAAGAAAAAAAGCTAcaaagtatatttttgatcatTGAAGTTCAATGTTCAcgtctatttaatttttttaaaacgaaCATTCTAGCCTTCGaagttttaagaaaattataatTAGTACTTAAGAATAAGGTAAATAATGAATTGTtgtaatgattttatttttcaatgatAGTTATAGTTAGTactgatattttttttttcctaaatagCATTAGAGTCTTTGAAATTTTTGAGTGTTATTCGTGTGtgaattattaaaaattcaaataataatctactcaaaatttatttaatattaaattttacaCACTTTAAAACTAACTTTTTAATACCATGAATTAAACTAAATATaggtttaattaaaaaaaaaaaaagagaaaagtgatttaaattattttaaaatcaattttaaaccTAAAAAATGATGAAACAGAAAATGTGAGGTGTGAAATTAAGATAACATGACAAGTTGATGTTTTCCATAAGAAGAGAATAATTTAACTCATAACTTTATAACAACTCTCCACTATTTCTTCATTATACtatatacaaatttaaaatacCAATATCAACCCTTCAAAAAATATCAATGAACGTATTGAAGCTTTTTAACTTTATGAAatcttcttcaaattttttttctatcatttaatattggacattatattaaaattctattttttttaaaaatataatatgctaataaaaatataatatgatGAAAAGTAATTAcgaacacacacacacacacatatatatatatataaattttataaaattgaaggaaaagaaaaagaaggaaaaggcTAATGAGATAAAATCCACCGGCTTTGTCTTCCATTGTGGTCGCAAGCCTTCTTCCgcctcttctctctctctctctctctctctctctctctctctctccttctctCCAAATCTCTAAAACCCTAGAAGCGCCCATTCGATTTTCCAGTTCAAATTACTCATCTCTCTCATTCTTCCTCTACTTCTCCTCGATTTTTCTATAGGTATGCCAAAATCACCTTGTTTTCTTGCTTTCTGAGTTATATATTCAGGTTTTTTTCTTCCGTAGTTTTCTCTTTGCCTGTTCTTGTGCTCTGCTATGTATTTCGTTCATTTATCGGTCTTTTTCGGGTTAATGTTTGTAATGGAAGTTACGGAATGGTTGTATGTCTTTTGGGTCTGTAGCTTGTTTTtaatgcctttttttttttttggaaccGCTAGGGTTCAATTCGATGGGGGTTAGCCAGGAAGTTTTCTTCTTGTGGGattttctttatgtttttttaatagttAAGTTCACACACATAgggttatttttatttttattttttttgaaatttcttttcGATGGTATGATGTAAGCTGGAAGTTTCTCTGTTGGGAGTGTTGAGGAATGCATGTTTCTTACTAATTACACTTGTTAATAATAGGAGTTAAGGCCTGGAGATTttctattgatttttttttttttggaatttatACATTGTAATTTGATGCTAATGAGaggatttttgtttttaa
It includes:
- the LOC103496224 gene encoding uncharacterized protein At2g34160, translated to MATIAVSGATPATETQKKNRIQVSNTKKPLFFYVNLAKRYIQQHNEVELSALGMAITTVVTIAEILKNNGLATEKKVLTSTVGMKDENKGRLVQKAKIEIVLGKSEKFDSLMTAATAVPETVVAVAAAGEEEKKAEENKEEQ